A genomic window from Solanum dulcamara chromosome 11, daSolDulc1.2, whole genome shotgun sequence includes:
- the LOC129872359 gene encoding splicing factor U2af large subunit A isoform X2: MFPLAAGQFGALPIMPVQAMTQQATRHARRVYVGGLPPTANEQSVATFFSHVMYAIGGNTAGPGDAVVNVYINHEKKFAFVEMRSVEEASNAMALDGVIFEGGPVKVRRPSDYNPSLAATLGPSQPSPNLNLAAVGLTPGSSGGLEGPDRIFVGGLPYYFTESQIRELLESFGQLRGFDLVKDRETGNSKGYAFCVYQDVSVTDIACAALNGIKMGDKTLTVRRANQGTTQPNPEQESVLLHAQQQIALQRFMLQPGALATKVLCLTQVVSVDELKDDDDYQDILEDMRIECGKFGALLNVVIPRPNPNGEPTPGLGKVFLEYADVDSSSKARQGLNGRKFGGNQVIAVFYPENKFSEGDYEA; encoded by the exons ATGTTTCCTCTAGCAGCAGGCCAG TTTGGAGCTCTCCCTATTATGCCAGTCCAGGCAATGACACAGCAG GCTACCAGACATGCTCGGCGAGTTTATGTTGGTGGACTTCCGCCTACTGCTAATGAACAG TCGGTTGCTACCTTCTTTAGTCATGTCATGTATGCAATCGGAGGAAACACTGCTGGTCCAG GAGATGCTGTTGTCAACGTTTATATAAACCATGAGAAGAAGTTTGCCTTCGTTGAAATGAGATCTGTTGAGGAAGCTAGTAATGCCATGGCTTTGGATGGTGTCATTTTTGAG gGCGGACCAGTTAAGGTTAGAAGACCCAGTGATTACAATCCTTCCTTGGCAGCTACTCTTGGTCCTAGCCAACCGAGCCCCAACCTCAACCTGGCAGCTGTTGGGTTAACACCAGGTTCTTCCGGAGGGCTTGAAGGACCTGACCGTATATTTGTTGGTGGTTTACCCTATTATTTTACAGAATCACAAATCAGGGAACTTTTAGAGTCTTTTGGTCAACTTCGAGGATTTGATCTGGTCAAAGATAGAGAAACTGGGAACTCAAAAGGCTATGCTTTTTGTGTGTACCAGGATGTGTCTGTTACTGATATTGCTTGTGCAGCTCTTAATGGGATTAAGATGGGAGATAAAACTCTTACTGTTAGGCGGGCTAACCAGGGCACAACCCAACCCAACCCTGAGCAAGAGAGTGTATTATTGCATGCACAACAGCAGATTGCTTTGCAG AGATTCATGTTACAACCTGGTGCATTAGCCACTAAGGTCCTGTGCTTAACACAAGTGGTTAGTGTAGATGAGCTCAAAGATGATGATGACTATCaagatattttggaagataTGAGGATTGAATGTGGTAAATTTG GAGCTCTCTTGAATGTTGTCATTCCACGTCCAAATCCTAATGGTGAACCTACACCTGGACTCGGGAAG GTATTCCTGGAGTATGCAGATGTTGACAGTTCCAGCAAAGCTCGGCAAGGGctgaatggaagaaaatttggtGGCAACCAAGTTATTGCGGTCTTCTACCCAGAGAACAAGTTCTCTGAGGGAGATTACGAGGCTTAG
- the LOC129873837 gene encoding zinc finger protein GAI-ASSOCIATED FACTOR 1-like, with protein MSADPDNSSAMNDSTGSGEASVSSSGNQAVPQKESGKKKRNLPGMPDPDAEVIALSPKTLLATNRFVCEICSKGFQRDQNLQLHRRGHNLPWKLRQRSSNEVKKRVYVCPESTCVHHDPSRALGDLTGIKKHFCRKHGEKKWKCDKCSKKYAVQSDLKAHSKICGTREYKCDCGTLFSRRDSFITHRAFCDALAQESAKALPEKPPNANEEPKTQAVASSSPPPTPPAPPPATETQPPPPPAPKPLIIPAVPPSTSVMSFASSVQNSELRENPNTNSAGTATKQVLEEAAAVASLTGNCSSSCSNGSRSSSVFGSLFASSTAPGSLPSQAPGFADMFRVVAPDRPLEMAPPSSSTEPISLGLAMSHSSSIFRSAGQERRQYAPAPQPAMSATALLQKAAQMGAAATSSSLLRGFGVMSSTSSSNGQQEWSGRTIDANGASLAAGLGLGLPCDAGSGLKELMLGTPSVFGPKHPTLDLLGLGMAASVGPTPGLSALITSIGNNLDMVTSAGSFGSGDFSGKDMGRNS; from the exons ATGTCGGCCGACCCAGATAACTCATCCGCCATGAACGATTCCACAGGCTCAGGTGAAGCAAGCGTTTCGTCTTCAGGTAATCAAGCAGTTCCTCAGAAAGAATCTGGAAAGAAGAAACGGAATCTTCCTGGGATGCCAg ATCCCGATGCAGAGGTTATTGCTTTGTCACCTAAAACTTTGCTGGCGACGAACAGATTCGTTTGTGAAATCTGCAGTAAAGGATTTCAAAGAGACCAGAATTTGCAGCTTCACAGAAGAGGTCATAATTTGCCATGGAAGCTGAGACAGAGATCAAGCAATGAGGTGAAGAAGAGAGTATATGTTTGCCCTGAATCCACTTGTGTTCACCATGATCCTTCTCGGGCATTGGGTGATTTGACCGGAATCAAGAAACATTTCTGCCGTAAACATGGTGAGAAGAAGTGGAAATGTGACAAATGCTCCAAGAAATATGCTGTTCAGTCTGATTTAAAGGCTCATTCAAAGATTTGTGGAACTAGAGAGTATAAATGTGATTGTGGCACCTTATTTTCAAG GAGGGATAGCTTTATCACCCACAGGGCATTTTGTGATGCATTAGCTCAAGAAAGTGCTAAAGCACTGCCAGAGAAACCTCCTAATGCTAATGAGGAGCCTAAAACACAAGCTGTTGCTTCATCATCACCACCGCCAACACCACCGGCGCCTCCACCTGCCACCGAGACTCAACCACCACCGCCACCAGCTCCAAAGCCTTTAATAATCCCTGCAGTTCCTCCATCAACTTCCGTAATGTCATTTGCTTCCTCTGTTCAGAATTCAG AGTTGCGGGAGAATCCAAACACAAATTCTGCTGGAACTGCTACGAAACAGGTTCTGGAGGAAGCAGCAGCAGTAGCAAGCTTGACTGGAAACTGTAGCAGCTCTTGTAGTAATGGAAGTAGAAGCAGCAGTGTCTTTGGAAGCTTGTTTGCTTCATCAACAGCTCCGGGAAGTTTGCCATCTCAAGCTCCTGGTTTTGCTGATATGTTTCGAGTCGTGGCTCCTGACCGCCCTCTCGAGATGGCACCACCTTCTTCATCTACAGAACCAATATCTCTCGGCCTAGCAATGAGTCACAGTTCGTCAATTTTTCGATCCGCTGGGCAAGAACGGAGGCAATATGCTCCTGCACCACAACCAGCCATGTCTGCAACAGCATTGCTGCAGAAGGCAGCTCAGATGGGTGCAGCAGCAACTAGCTCATCGTTGTTGAGGGGCTTTGGGGTTATGTCCTCCACATCGTCTTCTAACGGGCAGCAAGAATGGAGTGGAAGAACAATTGATGCCAATGGTGCGTCATTGGCTGCAGGCCTTGGTCTTGGACTGCCTTGTGACGCCGGTTCTGGTCTGAAGGAATTAATGTTGGGAACTCCTTCTGTTTTTGGTCCTAAACATCCTACTCTTGACCTTCTTGGATTGGGGATGGCGGCTAGTGTCGGTCCAACGCCTGGATTATCTGCATTAATAACATCCATAGGTAATAATCTGGACATGGTGACTTCAGCTGGATCTTTTGGTAGTGGAGATTTCAGTGGGAAAGACATGGGAAGAAATTCATGA
- the LOC129874651 gene encoding vicilin-like seed storage protein At2g18540, whose amino-acid sequence MTLQCFKKNKKAMSAKYCFSTPLIQCCRILLLFMIIIISNVAIDVKALGENEEIPGLDYWGLGPLVKRSERKSIISTENGQVSSVTVADGTTGSYLLQFITLEPNSLFLPVVLHSDMLFYVHTGSGKLTWMDENEQKSVDLRIGDVFRLPSGTIFFLESNLDPVRQKLRVYSILANSGDDLREPLNGPYSSIRKMVLGFDKKVLQAAFHVPEEVIEEVLAGTEVPAIVHGVPKSTKKKKKNNLWEMEAQFMKTVLGRDSYSFFDNPNINKKKSPKLFNVFQEKPDFENCNGWSTVIDRKKLPALKGSKIGIYVVNLTKGSMMGPHWNPMATEIGIAIQGEGMVRVVCSNTGTGQRCKNMRFKVEEGDVFVVPRFHPMAQMAFNNNSFVFVGFSTTTKKHHPQYLTGKASVLRTLDRHILEASFNVTNTTMDQILEAQGDSVILECTSCAEEEKRLMEEEIRRRQEEEEARKRKEEEERERQEAEEARKKQEKEEEEAARKQQEEEAQREAEEARRSEEEAEKRRQEEEEKEEAAQREAEAEEARRREEEEAAKRQQEEESQKEAEEARRREEEAETTRKQEEEEARRQEEEEEARRSEEEAAKEAERRRQEEAERQEEEARRQEEETEKRHQEEATEEEEPGRHERIFLKAA is encoded by the exons ATGACTTTGcagtgttttaaaaaaaataaaaaagcaaTGTCGGCAAAATATTGTTTCTCAACGCCATTAATTCAATGTTGCAGAATCTTGTTGCTGTTTATGATTATTATCATCAGTAATGTGGCTATCGATGTAAAAGCTTTGGGAGAAAATGAGGAGATCCCAGGTTTGGATTATTGGGGTTTAGGTCCTCTGGTTAAGAGATCAGaaagaaaatcaataatttCAACTGAAAATGGACAAGTCTCTTCAGTCACAGTAGCTGATGGAACTACTGGATCCTATCTTCTTCAATTCATCACATTGGAgcccaactccctcttccttccTGTTGTTCTACATTCAGATATGCTCTTTTATGTACACACGG GGTCAGGGAAGCTAACTTGGATGGATGAAAATGAGCAGAAGTCGGTGGATTTAAGAATAGGAGATGTTTTCAGGCTGCCTTCTGGAACTATTTTCTTCTTAGAGAGCAACTTAGACCCTGTGAGACAGAAACTTAGAGTTTATTCTATCCTTGCCAATTCAGGGGATGATTTGCGT GAACCACTGAATGGACCATATTCCAGCATCCGTAAAATGGTTCTTGGATTCGACAAGAAAGTCCTCCAAGCAGCATTTCAT GTACCAGAAGAGGTGatagaagaagtgttggctgGAACAGAAGTACCAGCCATCGTGCATGGTGTGCCAAAGTCAactaagaagaagaagaagaacaacttATGGGAGATGGAGGCTCAATTCATGAAAACTGTTCTAGGAAGGGACAGTTATAGTTTCTTTGACAACccaaatattaataaaaagaaGAGTCCTAAATTGTTCAATGTTTTCCAAGAGAAACCAGATTTCGAAAATTGCAACGGGTGGAGCACCGTAATAGACAGGAAGAAATTGCCTGCCTTAAAGGGTTCCAAAATTGGCATTTACGTAGTGAACTTAACCAAAGGATCAATGATGGGGCCACATTGGAATCCAATGGCTACTGAAATTGGAATAGCAATTCAAGGAGAAGGAATGGTAAGGGTTGTTTGCTCGAATACTGGAACAGGGCAAAGGTGCAAAAACATGAGGTTTAAAGTGGAAGAAGGAGATGTATTTGTTGTGCCAAGGTTTCATCCTATGGCTCAAATGGCTTTCAACAACAATTCATTTGTGTTTGTGGGGTTCAGCACAACTACAAAGAAACATCATCCTCAGTACCTAACGGGAAAAGCTTCGGTCCTCCGAACATTGGACAGGCACATCTTGGAAGCATCTTTCAATGTGACTAACACAACAATGGATCAGATTCTTGAAGCACAGGGTGATTCAGTTATACTGGAGTGTACATCTTGTGCTGAAGAAGAAAAGAGGTTAATGGAGGAAGAAATTAGGAGGAGACaggaagaagaggaagctaggaaaagaaaagaggaaGAGGAAAGGGAAAGACAAGAAGCAGAGGAAGCTagaaagaaacaagaaaaagaagaggaggaagcaGCAAGAAAGCAACAGGAGGAAGAAGCACAGAGAGAGGCAGAGGAAGCAAGGAGAAGTGAAGAAGAAGCAGAAAAAAGAAGGCAGGAGGAGGAAGAAAAGGAGGAAGCAGCACAGAGAGAGGCAGAGGCAGAGGAAGCAAGGAGGAGAGAGGAGGAAGAAGCAGCCAAAAGGCAACAAGAGGAAGAATCACAAAAGGAGGCAGAGGAAGCAAGGAGAAGAGAGGAAGAAGCAGAAACAACAAGGAAGCAGGAGGAGGAAGAAGCAAGGAGacaagaggaagaggaagaagcaaGGAGAAGTGAAGAGGAGGCAGCAAAAGAGGCAGAGAGGAGAAGGCAAGAGGAAGCTGAAAGACAAGAAGAGGAAGCTAGGAGACAGGAAGAAGAAACGGAAAAGAGGCATCAAGAAGAAGCAACTGAGGAAGAGGAGCCAGGCCGACATGAACGGATATTCCTCAAAGCAGCATGA